The genomic segment GAGCGCTACGTGGTGGACCTGGCCAACACGCTGGCACTGGCCCGCGAAGCGGCACTTTCCGGGTCGCACGATCTGGTGCTGCTGGACCGCACCCTGCCCGATGGCGACGGGCTGGGCCTGATTCCGGTGCTGCGCGGGCACAACCCAGGGGTACCGATCATCGTGCTCAGTGCGCTGGGACAGTTGCCGGACCGCATCGCCGGCCTGGATGAAGGGGCCGACGACTACCTGGCCAAGCCCTTCGCGCTGGAGGAACTGTTCGCGCGGATCCGGGCAGCCGGGCGCCGGCCGGGCGGCATGCAGGTAGAGCCGGTGAGTATCGGCCGGCTGCTGTTCGACCCCGCCTCGGGCGAGGCCACGGTAGGTGGGCAGCGACTGGAGCTTCCGCGCCGCGAGATCCGGGTGCTGGCCGCCCTCGCCCGCCGGCTGGGCCGCACCGTGCTGCGCGAGTCCATCGAAATGGCGGTGTATGGCTTCGACGACGGCATCCATTCCAACACGCTCGACTCGCATGTCTCGCGCCTGCGGCGCAAATTGGCCGACGCCGATGCCGGGGTGGAAATCCA from the Stenotrophomonas maltophilia genome contains:
- a CDS encoding response regulator transcription factor — encoded protein: MHILLIEDEAELAATLKSALQRERYVVDLANTLALAREAALSGSHDLVLLDRTLPDGDGLGLIPVLRGHNPGVPIIVLSALGQLPDRIAGLDEGADDYLAKPFALEELFARIRAAGRRPGGMQVEPVSIGRLLFDPASGEATVGGQRLELPRREIRVLAALARRLGRTVLRESIEMAVYGFDDGIHSNTLDSHVSRLRRKLADADAGVEIHAIRGVGYLMRETK